One genomic region from Nostoc sphaeroides encodes:
- a CDS encoding DUF3172 domain-containing protein — protein MTIITTFSQKNVAKSNYIDNTPNADVCVQYETSAIIIDTFER, from the coding sequence GTGACCATTATTACTACTTTTAGTCAAAAAAATGTCGCCAAGAGTAATTACATTGATAATACACCCAATGCAGATGTCTGCGTGCAGTATGAGACAAGCGCAATTATCATAGATACCTTTGAGAGATAA
- a CDS encoding ureidoglycolate lyase — translation MSASKTVQQLQAQSVNSENFRRYGQVIFASLDGKAYDVEDAQLNLHNGIPRFYIMQLEKRGRKFHKITRHVRCTQCLGSLEGKDWLIAVCPPNNDVNEPALEEIAAFRIPGNCFIKLHEGTWHAGPHFDHESVDFYNLELADTNVVDHFTHDFLKSHQLEFEMV, via the coding sequence ATGAGTGCATCAAAGACAGTCCAACAATTGCAAGCACAATCGGTGAATTCTGAAAACTTTCGGCGTTATGGACAGGTGATTTTTGCAAGTCTTGATGGCAAAGCTTACGATGTGGAAGATGCCCAATTAAACCTGCATAACGGGATTCCCCGATTTTATATTATGCAGTTGGAGAAGAGAGGGCGAAAGTTTCACAAAATTACTCGCCATGTGCGATGTACTCAATGTCTGGGTTCTTTAGAAGGGAAGGATTGGTTAATTGCAGTTTGTCCTCCTAATAATGATGTGAATGAACCAGCATTAGAAGAGATTGCTGCTTTCCGTATTCCGGGGAATTGTTTTATTAAGCTACATGAGGGTACTTGGCACGCTGGCCCCCATTTTGACCATGAATCTGTAGATTTTTATAATTTAGAACTAGCTGACACAAATGTGGTCGATCATTTCACCCATGATTTTCTCAAGAGTCATCAATTAGAGTTTGAGATGGTTTAG
- a CDS encoding GNAT family N-acetyltransferase encodes MVALTQSKLLTKEKLKIQIAENLEELKLHADSWNQLVFESTQQLPMTSYAWVSSYFEHYVEVDESWFCVFAYNDSELVGVLPLIVTPKRFFGFNFSFLVTRRSSQSCSLDIVAALGLENIIIPVLIDAARQFCPHHLGMVFNRLPENSPTIAALEGMSHIILIKELDWMMGAHLKITGCFDEYRKNLSGNLKSTIKRSGKKLYQLEGVKTIFLKGSDATEKHLPQLIEVEAASWKRTRGKLIASSSTDISFYTNLTRRLSEAGWLEWQLLEAEGKTIAINLAIKLKRSTIIWKLAYDESYSKFSPGTILFEQVVKSAYEDKVDEINLISDFPWYDNWKMDKRPHYTIQVYSHQLISLMFGFLPAYILKKLKMLKRQFTKRYQIFSN; translated from the coding sequence AAGAACTCAAGCTCCATGCAGACAGTTGGAATCAGCTTGTTTTTGAATCTACTCAACAGTTACCAATGACATCCTATGCATGGGTATCATCATATTTTGAACACTATGTGGAAGTTGACGAATCATGGTTTTGTGTATTTGCTTATAATGATTCTGAGCTAGTAGGTGTTTTGCCGCTAATTGTAACTCCAAAGAGGTTCTTTGGATTCAATTTTTCGTTCTTAGTTACACGTAGGTCTTCACAATCATGTTCGCTTGATATTGTAGCCGCATTGGGGCTTGAAAATATAATTATTCCAGTCCTTATTGATGCTGCGAGGCAATTTTGTCCCCATCATCTGGGCATGGTATTTAACCGTTTACCGGAGAATTCACCGACTATTGCTGCTTTAGAAGGGATGTCACATATTATCCTCATTAAAGAGCTTGATTGGATGATGGGAGCTCACTTAAAAATAACTGGCTGTTTTGATGAATATCGAAAAAACCTCAGTGGTAATTTAAAAAGTACTATCAAAAGATCGGGAAAGAAACTTTATCAACTAGAAGGGGTGAAAACTATTTTCCTCAAAGGAAGCGACGCCACTGAAAAACATTTACCTCAATTAATAGAAGTGGAAGCTGCCAGTTGGAAAAGAACTAGAGGAAAATTAATTGCAAGTTCATCAACAGATATATCATTTTACACAAATCTTACACGCCGATTATCAGAAGCTGGTTGGCTTGAATGGCAATTACTTGAAGCTGAAGGGAAGACAATCGCAATCAATTTAGCGATTAAGTTGAAGCGTTCAACCATTATTTGGAAGCTGGCTTACGATGAGAGTTATTCCAAATTTTCTCCTGGCACTATACTTTTTGAACAAGTAGTTAAGTCAGCTTATGAGGATAAAGTTGACGAGATTAATCTAATTAGTGATTTTCCTTGGTATGACAATTGGAAGATGGATAAACGCCCACACTATACTATACAAGTATATTCGCATCAACTGATTTCTTTGATGTTTGGATTCCTGCCTGCATATATCCTCAAAAAGCTTAAAATGCTTAAAAGACAATTTACAAAGCGGTATCAAATTTTTAGTAATTAA
- a CDS encoding RNA polymerase sigma factor, RpoD/SigA family translates to MSNLTSPPTEVQKTKKKSLAADKKPRATDDIVRSYLQEIGRVDLLTREQEVIFAEQVQQMMNLLAAKEELAVKLNNEPTLQEWADRVELSVEVVEQRLNLGHQAKQKMIQANLRLVVAVAKKYQHRNLEFMDLIQEGTLGLERGVDKFDPALGYKFSTYAYWWIRQGITRAIAQQGRTIRLPIHVFEKLNKIKRVQRELSQQLGRVPTTAEIAKALSLTPSQVRECLYLARQPFSLEARVGEQQDTELQDILEDDGPSPEDYAVEESLHQDLQDLLAKLSPQQREILTLRFGLTDGYELSLAQIGDRMGISRERVRQIEQKALSLLRRQKEQVRSYLAS, encoded by the coding sequence ATGAGCAACTTAACATCTCCACCTACCGAAGTTCAAAAAACGAAGAAAAAAAGTTTAGCCGCAGATAAAAAACCTCGAGCTACAGATGATATTGTGCGTAGTTATCTGCAAGAAATCGGGCGTGTAGATTTGTTGACTCGTGAACAAGAGGTTATTTTTGCTGAACAAGTGCAGCAGATGATGAATTTATTAGCTGCTAAAGAAGAATTGGCTGTGAAATTAAATAACGAACCCACGCTGCAAGAATGGGCAGATCGGGTGGAGTTAAGTGTTGAGGTGGTAGAGCAACGGCTAAATTTAGGACATCAAGCCAAGCAGAAAATGATTCAGGCTAATCTCCGGTTAGTGGTAGCAGTGGCGAAGAAATACCAGCACCGCAACCTGGAATTTATGGATTTAATTCAAGAAGGTACTTTAGGTTTAGAGCGAGGGGTGGATAAATTTGATCCCGCTCTTGGTTATAAGTTTTCTACCTACGCTTACTGGTGGATTCGTCAAGGAATCACAAGAGCGATCGCTCAACAAGGACGGACAATTCGTTTACCGATCCACGTCTTTGAGAAACTGAACAAAATTAAACGGGTGCAGCGAGAATTATCTCAACAATTAGGTCGGGTTCCCACTACTGCTGAAATCGCTAAAGCGTTATCTTTGACACCTAGCCAAGTGCGAGAGTGTTTGTACTTAGCGCGTCAACCTTTCTCTTTAGAGGCGCGAGTTGGTGAACAACAAGATACAGAATTGCAGGACATACTAGAGGATGATGGCCCATCTCCCGAAGACTATGCTGTTGAAGAATCTTTGCACCAAGATTTACAAGACTTGTTGGCAAAGTTGTCTCCCCAGCAGCGAGAAATATTAACCTTGCGCTTTGGTCTGACTGATGGATATGAACTTTCTTTAGCACAGATTGGCGATCGCATGGGTATTAGTCGAGAACGGGTACGTCAAATAGAGCAAAAAGCCCTCAGTCTCCTCCGCCGCCAGAAAGAACAAGTACGTAGTTATCTAGCTAGCTAA